The following coding sequences are from one Anabas testudineus chromosome 16, fAnaTes1.2, whole genome shotgun sequence window:
- the LOC113169428 gene encoding fucolectin-5-like produces MMKLTIFLLLLLLGMSSASNYPNLALRGKATQSDRIMHPFGAANNANDGNRNSDANAGSCTHTIEQTKPWWRVDLLDSYIITSMTITNRGDCCGERLNRLQIHVGNSLEDDGLGNPIAGTIAKIGQGQSFTLTFTERVEGRYVTLVLPGTRRILTLCEVEVYGYHAPTGENLAVYGKATQSSVNEYSIAYNSIDGNRATDHGLCSRTNSNFSPWWRLDLGKTHKVFTLKITQSEAEAEQLQGAEIRIGDSLDNNGNNNPRCHVFNSTPTGSTVEITCDETPGGMDGRYINIVIPGREAIITLCEVEVYGSRLD; encoded by the exons ATGATGAAACTCACCattttccttctgctgctgctgctggggatGAGCTCGGCTTCCAATTATC CAAATCTCGCCTTGCGTGGAAAAGCAACCCAGTCGGACAGGATCATGCATCCATTTGGAGCTGCCAACAATGCAAATGATGGAAACCGCAACTCTGATGCCAATGCTGGGTCCTGTACCCACACTATAGAACAGACCAAACCCTGGTGGAGAGTGGACCTGCTGGACAGCTACATCATTACTTCTATGACCATCACCAACAGAGGAGACTGCTGTGGGGAAAGACTGAACAGGCTGCAGATCCATGTAGGCAACTCTTTGGAAGATGATGGTTTAGGAAACCCAAT AGCTGGTACTATTGCTAAAATTGGCCAAGGCCAGTCATTCACCCTGACCTTCACTGAACGTGTTGAGGGACGTTATGTGACGTTGGTTCTCCCAGGCACAAGACGAATCCTTACATTGTGTGAAGTGGAAGTCTATGGGTACCACGCCCCAACTG GAGAGAACCTGGCCGTGTACGGAAAAGCCACTCAGTCGTCAGTGAATGAGTACAGCATCGCATATAACTCTATAGATGGGAATCGTGCCACCGATCATGGCCTCTGCAGTCGCACAAACAGCAACTTCAGCCCCTGGTGGCGACTGGATCTGGGAAAAACCCATAAAGTTTTTACTCTTAAGATAACCCAGTCAGAGGCCGAGGCTGAACAACTTCAAGGAGCTGAGATCCGCATTGGAGATTCTCTTGACAACAACGGCAACAACAACCCCCG GTGTCATGTGTTCAATAGTACCCCAACAGGCTCTACTGTTGAAATCACATGTGATGAGACACCGGGTGGGATGGATGGCCGCTACATTAACATAGTGATCCCCGGAAGAGAAGCAATCATAACTCTGTGTGAGGTGGAAGTGTACGGTTCCAGGCTGGATTAG
- the LOC113169429 gene encoding fucolectin-3-like has product MMKLTIFLLLLLGMSSASNYQNVALRGKATQSDRYEHIFSNAYNAIDGNRVADFGAGSCTHTEEQNKPWWRVDLLESYIITSVTVTNRGDCCGERLNGLQIHVGNSVQDDGLRNPIAGTIAKIGQGQSFTLTFTERVEGRYVTLVLPGTRRILTLCEVEVYGYHAPTGENLAVYGKATQSSVNEYSIAYNSIDGNRATDHGFCSRTNSNFSPWWRLDLGKTHKVFTLKITQSEAEAEQLQGAEIRIGDSLDNNGNNNPRCHVFNGTPKGSTEITCDETPGGMDGRYINIVIPGREATLTLCEVEVYGSRLD; this is encoded by the exons ATGATGAAACTCACCATTTTCCTTCTGCTCCTGCTGGGGATGAGCTCGGCTTCCAATTATC aaaatgtgGCCTTGCGTGGAAAAGCAACCCAGTCGGATCGTTACGAGCACATCTTTTCAAATGCCTACAATGCAATTGATGGGAACCGAGTAGCTGACTTTGGTGCTGGATCATGTACGCACactgaagaacagaacaaaCCTTGGTGGAGAGTGGACCTGCTGGAGAGCTACATCATTACTTCTGTCACCGTCACCAACAGAGGAGACTGCTGCGGGGAAAGGCTGAACGGGCTGCAGATCCATGTAGGCAACTCTGTGCAAGATGATGGTTTAAGAAACCCAAT AGCTGGTACTATTGCTAAAATTGGCCAAGGCCAGTCATTCACCCTGACCTTCACTGAACGTGTTGAGGGACGTTATGTGACGTTGGTTCTCCCAGGCACAAGACGAATCCTTACATTGTGTGAAGTGGAAGTCTATGGGTACCACGCCCCAACTG GAGAGAACCTGGCCGTGTACGGAAAAGCCACTCAGTCATCAGTGAATGAGTACAGCATCGCATATAACTCTATAGATGGGAATCGTGCCACCGATCATGGCTTCTGCAGTCGCACAAACAGCAACTTCAGCCCCTGGTGGCGACTGGATCTGGGAAAAACCCATAAAGTTTTTACTCTTAAGATAACCCAGTCAGAGGCCGAGGCTGAACAACTTCAAGGAGCTGAGATCCGCATTGGAGATTCTCTTGACAACAACGGTAACAACAACCCCCG GTGTCATGTGTTCAATGGTACCCCAAAAGGCTCTACTGAAATCACATGTGATGAGACACCAGGTGGGATGGATGGCCGCTACATTAACATAGTGATCCCCGGAAGAGAAGCAACCCTAACTTTGTGTGAGGTGGAAGTGTACGGTTCCAGGCTGGATTAG